One region of Desulfobacterales bacterium genomic DNA includes:
- a CDS encoding metallophosphoesterase, giving the protein MSLFVFVFFTIYGLIHALFYRHVKILFPDRNLFHRLLFFFLFLMVVAPIITLGLQRRGYEFFTSFSYILAFSWMGFITLNFSFFLIVESYDAATLLITKILDFRIPCIGEKKITSIIVLFFSFVLSVYGYFEANQLKIERIKIVTKKLPANIHNLKIAQISDVHLGVLVHKEWLELVLDKIKSENPDILFCTGDFIDSHADGIFELSGLLKGINPKYGKFAVTGNHEVYANLEKSIKFIEESGFKVLKNEAVTISGVINIAGVHDSAAKNKFLEKNLFFFKNDLFTILLKHRPEVNKDSLGLFDLQLSGHTHKGQIFPFTLIVRLRYNYVAGYYELKKGSKLYVNRGTGTWGPRMRVLSPPEITIIELINP; this is encoded by the coding sequence TTGTCTTTGTTTGTCTTTGTTTTTTTTACAATTTATGGTCTGATCCATGCATTATTTTATAGGCACGTAAAAATTCTCTTTCCAGATAGAAATTTATTCCATCGTTTATTATTTTTCTTTTTATTTTTAATGGTTGTAGCTCCTATAATAACTCTTGGCCTTCAAAGAAGGGGTTATGAGTTTTTTACCTCTTTTTCCTATATTCTTGCTTTTTCGTGGATGGGGTTTATCACTCTAAATTTTTCATTTTTTTTGATAGTAGAATCGTATGATGCTGCAACTTTATTAATAACAAAGATATTAGATTTTCGTATCCCATGCATTGGCGAAAAAAAAATTACATCCATAATAGTTCTTTTCTTTTCATTTGTTTTATCCGTATATGGCTATTTTGAAGCCAATCAATTAAAAATTGAAAGAATAAAAATAGTAACAAAAAAGCTTCCGGCAAATATACATAATTTAAAAATAGCTCAAATTTCTGATGTTCATTTAGGTGTTCTTGTTCATAAAGAATGGCTCGAATTGGTTTTAGATAAGATTAAATCGGAAAACCCAGATATTTTATTCTGCACAGGCGATTTTATTGATAGTCATGCGGATGGAATTTTTGAGCTTTCAGGCTTATTAAAAGGAATAAATCCTAAATATGGCAAGTTCGCTGTTACAGGAAATCATGAAGTTTATGCGAACTTGGAAAAATCCATAAAGTTTATTGAAGAGTCAGGCTTTAAAGTTTTAAAAAATGAAGCTGTAACTATATCTGGAGTCATCAATATTGCTGGGGTCCATGATTCAGCTGCAAAAAATAAATTTTTAGAAAAAAATTTATTTTTTTTCAAAAATGATTTGTTTACGATTTTATTAAAACATAGACCTGAAGTAAATAAAGATAGCCTTGGACTTTTTGATTTACAGCTTTCAGGTCACACCCATAAAGGTCAGATTTTTCCTTTTACATTGATAGTAAGGCTTAGATATAATTATGTAGCCGGCTATTATGAACTTAAAAAAGGCTCTAAACTCTATGTAAATCGAGGCACAGGGACATGGGGTCCCCGCATGAGAGTATTATCTCCTCCTGAAATTACAATTATAGAATTAATCAATCCTTAA
- a CDS encoding Uma2 family endonuclease — protein MLAAPLKEITEEEYLDIERESQIKHEYHEGEIFSMAGASETHNLIVTNIVRELGNQLRKKDCYIYANDMKLQIKDTSKFVYPDVIVVCGERKFFDDSRDVLLEANLIIEVLSDSTEAYDRGKKFSSYRQIKSFKEYLLISQHEKQIEKFLKHDNGYWKFSEIIDSQEDIILESIDCKLNIDDVYEKVL, from the coding sequence ATGTTAGCAGCTCCGTTAAAAGAAATTACAGAAGAAGAGTATTTAGACATAGAAAGAGAATCTCAAATTAAACATGAGTATCATGAAGGTGAAATTTTTTCTATGGCAGGAGCATCTGAAACTCATAATTTGATAGTAACAAATATTGTAAGGGAATTAGGAAATCAACTTAGAAAAAAGGATTGTTATATATATGCAAATGATATGAAACTGCAGATAAAAGATACGTCAAAATTTGTTTATCCAGATGTCATAGTCGTATGCGGTGAACGAAAATTTTTTGATGATTCACGCGATGTATTGCTTGAGGCGAATTTGATAATAGAAGTTTTGTCTGATTCAACCGAAGCTTACGATAGAGGAAAAAAGTTTAGTTCTTATCGTCAAATAAAATCTTTTAAGGAATATTTGTTAATCTCCCAGCATGAAAAGCAGATTGAAAAGTTTTTAAAGCATGATAATGGTTATTGGAAATTTTCTGAAATCATTGACAGTCAAGAGGACATTATCTTAGAGTCCATTGATTGTAAGTTAAACATAGACGATGTATATGAAAAAGTATTATAG